A DNA window from Paenibacillus sp. HWE-109 contains the following coding sequences:
- a CDS encoding ABC transporter substrate-binding protein: MNLRHRLSIILILLSILICVSACKAEKPQRVAETERTEIVLAIGGEPEAGFDPTTGWGRYGSPLFQSTLLKRDKDLNIVNDLATEYEVSQDGTIWTVKLRKEVKFSDGHPLTADDVQYTYETAAASGSSIDLGNLKSVQIVNDITVKFILKEPQSTFAQMLVSTGIVPKHAHGKDYALKPIGSGPYKLVQWDKGQQLMVEANHDYYGSKPFFQKITFLFLGEDAAFASAKAGTVDMAAIPAAFSKHAVNGMQFVGVQSVDNRGIMFPYVKSGSKTKEGYPIGNDVTADAAIRKAINIALDRKALVKGILEGHGTPAYTLNDGLPWFNEEAIFVDADMHAAKKLLADNGWQDIDNDGIVEKQTLKAELNLLYPASDVTRQSLAIAAADMLKPLGIQVKAEGKSWDDIEKQMHANPVLLGWGSHDPLEMYNVYSNKFGGVEYYNPGFYNNPRVEDYMMQALRATNEKDAWAFWRKAQWDGETGLSAKGDAPWAWLVNLDHLYLVKSGLDIGKQNIHPHGHGWPVTANIEEWRWKS; encoded by the coding sequence ATGAATTTGAGGCATCGTTTATCCATTATTTTGATTTTGTTATCCATACTAATTTGTGTATCTGCTTGTAAAGCAGAGAAGCCTCAGCGAGTGGCTGAGACTGAGAGAACAGAAATTGTTCTAGCTATCGGTGGCGAACCCGAGGCAGGTTTTGATCCGACAACGGGTTGGGGGCGTTATGGTTCACCGTTATTTCAAAGCACGCTGCTCAAACGAGACAAAGATTTGAATATTGTCAATGATCTGGCTACTGAGTATGAGGTAAGTCAGGATGGAACGATCTGGACAGTAAAGCTGCGCAAGGAAGTTAAGTTCAGCGATGGACATCCGTTAACGGCAGATGATGTTCAGTATACCTATGAAACCGCAGCTGCCAGCGGCTCGTCGATTGATCTAGGCAATCTAAAAAGTGTGCAAATCGTAAATGATATAACGGTAAAGTTTATTTTAAAAGAACCGCAATCTACGTTTGCACAGATGCTTGTGTCAACAGGCATAGTTCCCAAGCATGCGCATGGGAAAGACTATGCTCTTAAACCGATTGGCTCTGGTCCGTACAAGTTGGTTCAATGGGATAAAGGACAGCAATTAATGGTCGAAGCTAATCATGATTATTACGGAAGTAAGCCTTTTTTCCAAAAGATCACTTTCCTTTTCTTAGGTGAGGATGCGGCATTTGCTTCTGCTAAGGCTGGGACAGTTGATATGGCTGCAATTCCTGCAGCATTTAGCAAACACGCGGTGAACGGGATGCAATTTGTTGGCGTCCAGTCGGTTGACAATCGAGGCATCATGTTTCCTTATGTGAAATCTGGAAGTAAAACGAAGGAAGGATATCCGATCGGCAACGATGTTACAGCGGATGCTGCCATTCGTAAGGCGATTAATATAGCGCTGGACAGGAAAGCTTTGGTAAAAGGTATTCTAGAAGGACACGGCACACCCGCATACACATTGAATGATGGTCTTCCTTGGTTCAACGAAGAAGCGATTTTCGTGGATGCAGATATGCATGCAGCGAAGAAACTGCTGGCCGATAACGGATGGCAAGACATAGATAATGATGGAATAGTTGAAAAACAGACATTAAAAGCAGAATTAAATCTGCTTTATCCCGCCAGTGATGTGACGCGTCAATCCCTTGCTATCGCAGCAGCGGATATGCTGAAACCGTTAGGCATCCAGGTTAAAGCGGAAGGGAAGAGCTGGGACGACATTGAGAAGCAAATGCATGCTAATCCTGTTCTTTTGGGCTGGGGAAGCCATGATCCGCTCGAAATGTACAATGTTTACAGCAATAAATTTGGCGGAGTTGAATACTACAATCCTGGATTTTACAACAATCCCAGAGTTGAGGATTACATGATGCAAGCCTTGCGGGCAACGAATGAAAAGGATGCTTGGGCATTCTGGAGAAAGGCCCAATGGGACGGTGAAACCGGCTTAAGCGCAAAAGGGGATGCGCCATGGGCATGGTTGGTTAATCTCGATCATCTTTATTTAGTTAAATCAGGACTTGATATCGGTAAGCAAAACATACATCCACATGGACATGGCTGGCCGGTAACCGCGAACATTGAGGAATGGCGATGGAAATCTTAG
- a CDS encoding ABC transporter permease, whose protein sequence is MEILVRKGIGLILLLFAVSAISFMLVHLSPIDPIQAYVGADMIRVSGEQREAIMHYWGLNDPPLLRYWSWLSALVSGDLGTSMVYRRPVLEVIGERFTASLVLMGAAWVLSGLLGFVSGVFAAMNRNTWIDNLVRWYCYTLSSTPTFWIGLLFMLVFAVWLGILPVGLATPAGIASDQVQWMDRLRHMLLPVLTLSVTGIAAIALHTKEKLIEVMNKDYWLFARARGERGFTIFWRHGLRNVALPAITLQFASFSELFGGVVLAEQVFSYPGLGQAAVEAGLRGDIPLLLGIVLFSAVFVYTGNAMAELSYRLIDPRMKKGRRS, encoded by the coding sequence ATGGAAATCTTAGTACGCAAAGGAATAGGTCTGATCCTACTGCTGTTTGCCGTGAGCGCTATTTCATTTATGTTGGTTCATTTATCGCCAATTGATCCCATTCAAGCTTATGTTGGTGCGGATATGATCAGGGTTAGTGGGGAACAGCGAGAGGCAATTATGCATTATTGGGGTTTAAATGACCCGCCACTCTTGCGGTATTGGAGTTGGTTGAGCGCATTGGTGAGTGGAGATTTAGGAACTTCTATGGTCTACCGCCGCCCTGTATTGGAAGTGATCGGTGAACGTTTTACCGCATCTTTAGTACTAATGGGGGCTGCCTGGGTGTTATCCGGACTGCTTGGATTCGTTTCTGGCGTGTTCGCTGCGATGAATCGGAACACATGGATCGATAATTTAGTCCGTTGGTATTGTTACACCCTCTCTTCAACGCCGACTTTCTGGATAGGCTTGCTGTTCATGCTTGTTTTTGCTGTATGGCTCGGTATCCTGCCAGTAGGGCTTGCCACCCCAGCAGGTATTGCCTCAGATCAGGTTCAATGGATGGATCGACTCCGGCATATGCTGCTGCCAGTACTGACGCTTAGTGTTACAGGGATCGCAGCAATCGCGCTTCATACGAAAGAAAAGCTTATTGAAGTGATGAATAAGGACTATTGGTTGTTTGCAAGAGCACGTGGTGAACGAGGGTTTACAATCTTTTGGAGACACGGGCTGCGCAATGTGGCATTGCCAGCTATCACACTGCAATTTGCTTCATTCAGCGAGCTGTTCGGCGGAGTCGTTCTGGCTGAGCAAGTATTTTCGTATCCAGGTTTGGGACAGGCGGCAGTTGAAGCTGGACTTCGTGGCGACATTCCTTTGTTATTGGGAATTGTGTTGTTTAGTGCAGTATTCGTGTATACAGGAAATGCGATGGCTGAGCTAAGTTATCGTCTAATCGACCCTAGGATGAAGAAAGGCAGGCGATCATGA
- a CDS encoding ABC transporter permease, which translates to MKHLMRVGMTLPKLHYRLRIWISSLTALFVLLSIIAMSVWFDASGLATNLEQRNLGPAIRHLFGTDWLGRDMLTRTIKGLGRSLQVGLIAGVSSVIIASMMGIAAAVMGTMVNRFISWVTDLFLSVPHLVTLLLISFVLGGGAKGIIIGVALTHWPSLSRVIRAEVMQIQTAPYLAISRNFGKSNWWIVTRHIIPHLIPQLLVGLILIVPHAILHEASITFIGMGLSPHEPAIGIILSESMRYLSSGFWWLALFPGLSLLFMVMAFARLGENLKQWVDPRHAHDR; encoded by the coding sequence ATGAAGCATCTTATGCGCGTCGGTATGACGCTTCCCAAACTTCATTATCGACTGAGAATTTGGATTTCATCATTGACCGCATTGTTCGTATTACTAAGTATTATCGCGATGTCCGTGTGGTTCGATGCATCCGGTCTAGCTACGAACTTGGAACAGCGTAATTTAGGCCCTGCCATCCGACATCTTTTTGGGACAGATTGGCTTGGGAGGGATATGCTCACTCGGACGATCAAAGGTCTCGGACGCAGTCTTCAAGTCGGTCTGATCGCGGGAGTTTCAAGTGTGATAATCGCCAGTATGATGGGGATTGCGGCTGCTGTTATGGGTACTATGGTCAATCGCTTCATAAGCTGGGTGACTGATTTATTTCTTAGTGTGCCGCATTTAGTGACGCTGCTCTTGATTTCATTTGTACTTGGTGGAGGGGCGAAAGGCATTATTATCGGTGTCGCATTGACACATTGGCCAAGTTTGTCGAGGGTCATTCGCGCGGAAGTCATGCAGATTCAAACAGCGCCCTATCTAGCCATTTCACGCAATTTTGGCAAATCCAACTGGTGGATCGTGACCAGGCACATCATTCCTCACCTGATTCCGCAGCTATTGGTCGGACTCATACTTATCGTCCCGCATGCTATTCTGCATGAAGCATCGATTACCTTTATCGGTATGGGGCTATCACCTCATGAACCAGCAATTGGAATTATTTTATCGGAATCGATGCGCTATTTATCTTCCGGGTTTTGGTGGTTGGCCTTGTTTCCTGGGTTAAGTTTGTTATTCATGGTAATGGCCTTTGCTAGATTGGGAGAAAACTTGAAACAATGGGTGGATCCACGGCATGCTCATGATAGATAA
- a CDS encoding ABC transporter ATP-binding protein, whose translation MLEVSKLSIRFKRFDRGLRQVQTEIIRNLQLSITSGEILAVVGSSGSGKSLLAHAILGILPGNAEVTGHIYFKGEALTPDRQRQLRGKEISLIPQSVQYLDPLMRVGEQVRQSVRQGDPAELQRKAFYKYNLAGIVAKWFPFQLSGGMARKILISTATVSGARLLIADEPTPGLDGSAMTETLSRFRQLAEEGCAVMLITHDIEAALTVADRIAVLYAGTVVEIALRSDFTGAGALLRHPYTKALWQALPGQQFAALPGSQPLPDKLPKGCLFAPRCPLATSECNEAFPETRYVRNGEVRCLHAT comes from the coding sequence ATGCTGGAAGTAAGTAAGCTTTCTATTCGTTTCAAACGGTTTGATCGCGGTCTGCGACAGGTGCAGACTGAAATCATTCGTAACCTTCAACTGTCCATAACTTCAGGTGAAATTTTGGCGGTGGTAGGATCCAGCGGTTCAGGCAAAAGTCTGCTCGCTCACGCAATACTCGGCATTCTACCTGGGAATGCTGAGGTCACAGGCCACATTTATTTCAAGGGAGAAGCATTGACGCCGGACAGGCAAAGACAGTTGCGTGGAAAAGAAATCTCGCTCATCCCGCAATCTGTACAGTATTTGGATCCGTTAATGCGCGTTGGCGAGCAAGTACGGCAATCCGTTCGCCAGGGCGATCCTGCGGAGCTCCAACGGAAAGCTTTTTACAAATATAACCTTGCCGGCATAGTTGCTAAATGGTTTCCATTTCAATTATCCGGCGGAATGGCACGGAAAATTCTCATTTCGACGGCAACGGTAAGCGGAGCTCGCTTGCTAATCGCTGATGAACCGACGCCTGGCCTTGACGGCTCAGCAATGACGGAGACTCTGAGTCGCTTTCGACAGTTGGCGGAGGAGGGGTGCGCCGTTATGCTGATTACGCATGATATCGAGGCGGCCTTAACGGTAGCGGATCGAATCGCCGTTCTTTATGCAGGAACTGTAGTAGAAATCGCTCTCCGCAGCGACTTCACTGGAGCAGGAGCACTACTGAGGCACCCTTACACCAAGGCTCTTTGGCAAGCGCTGCCTGGGCAACAATTTGCTGCTTTACCCGGCTCTCAACCGTTGCCGGATAAGTTGCCTAAAGGGTGCTTGTTTGCTCCACGATGCCCATTGGCTACTTCCGAATGTAATGAGGCTTTTCCAGAAACTCGTTATGTGAGGAACGGTGAAGTGAGGTGCTTGCATGCCACTTGA
- a CDS encoding ABC transporter ATP-binding protein, with the protein MPLEGKSLGYRYHKASWIFQHTDIFIEAGEIVGLVGPSGCGKSTLGKLLAGHLHPNQGQVIQDGGPIAVGQRNPVQLVLQHPELAVNPSWKLRRTLQESGVPDDNWMTELAIEDHWLDRYPNELSGGELQRMCVARALGAGTRYLIADEMTTMLDAITQAQIWHSVLKWAKRNDAGILIISHERQLVNKLCDRIMDWENMTG; encoded by the coding sequence ATGCCACTTGAGGGGAAGTCTCTCGGATATCGTTATCACAAAGCATCATGGATTTTTCAACATACCGACATTTTTATTGAGGCGGGGGAGATTGTAGGCCTGGTTGGACCTAGCGGTTGTGGGAAATCCACGCTTGGGAAATTGCTTGCCGGTCATCTTCATCCCAATCAAGGACAAGTTATTCAAGATGGAGGGCCTATCGCCGTAGGTCAACGGAATCCAGTACAATTGGTATTGCAACATCCCGAGCTAGCGGTGAACCCCAGTTGGAAGCTGAGGCGCACTCTTCAGGAGTCAGGAGTGCCCGACGATAATTGGATGACAGAACTAGCCATCGAAGACCATTGGTTGGATCGTTATCCGAACGAGCTGTCTGGAGGCGAGTTACAACGAATGTGTGTAGCGCGCGCTCTAGGAGCAGGGACCCGCTATCTGATTGCGGATGAAATGACGACTATGTTGGATGCGATCACGCAGGCCCAAATTTGGCACTCTGTGCTGAAATGGGCGAAACGAAATGATGCGGGCATATTGATCATTAGTCATGAGCGGCAATTAGTCAACAAGTTATGTGATAGGATAATGGATTGGGAGAATATGACCGGGTAA
- a CDS encoding PAS domain-containing sensor histidine kinase, producing MRLKEHLIDSLMNLTSDGIVIVDTHGTVLEVNKKFEELHGWTREEVIGKVLPMTPEIYKEDALRLYQTLINGGQVKDFEALKLRKDGSTFYANVTVSPVKNNEGVVIGFVGVERDISEKKRAEEELLEREKQFRRLIKLSPEPIVLHKDGYVNFVNDACCKLFGGATTDDFKGRSIYDFFCSNDKDLISAQLEQVMQSDNYTDFMERKLQKLDGTFFDAEISSIYVHKNLGFPVVQTVIRDLTERKKSEEAIIRSEKLSLIGQLAAGIAHDIRNPLTSLKGFVHLLKAKNADYVDVMMEELEHINYVVNEFMTLAKPHLHFYMESTTQELVQSVVGFLQPHTHLYNVQIQLNMQQDIPAIYCNPDQIKQVLLNVLKNAIESMTNGGFIRISSRKLNHSLVISVEDQGVGITEERLSLLGQPFFTTKVNGNGLGLMVCKRIIEGHGGKLSIQSQINQGTTVEIELPFKK from the coding sequence ATGCGTCTGAAAGAACATCTAATTGATTCCTTAATGAATTTAACCTCTGACGGGATCGTGATCGTGGATACACATGGCACTGTGTTGGAGGTTAACAAGAAATTTGAAGAGTTGCATGGCTGGACAAGGGAAGAAGTTATCGGAAAAGTACTGCCAATGACGCCTGAAATTTATAAAGAAGATGCTCTTCGTTTATATCAGACTTTAATAAACGGTGGGCAAGTCAAGGATTTCGAAGCGCTTAAACTTAGAAAAGATGGTTCTACCTTTTACGCCAATGTGACGGTTTCACCAGTGAAGAATAATGAGGGAGTCGTGATCGGGTTTGTTGGTGTGGAAAGGGACATTAGTGAAAAGAAAAGAGCGGAAGAAGAGCTGCTGGAGAGAGAAAAACAGTTCAGAAGATTAATTAAGCTTAGTCCTGAACCAATAGTTCTGCATAAAGACGGTTACGTGAACTTTGTGAATGATGCTTGCTGCAAACTTTTTGGCGGCGCTACAACAGATGACTTCAAGGGAAGATCGATCTATGATTTTTTCTGTTCAAATGACAAGGACCTCATTTCAGCGCAGCTTGAGCAGGTTATGCAGTCGGATAACTACACGGATTTTATGGAGAGGAAACTTCAGAAATTAGACGGAACTTTTTTTGATGCCGAAATATCCTCTATTTATGTCCACAAAAACTTGGGGTTTCCTGTTGTACAAACCGTGATTCGTGATCTGACAGAGCGCAAAAAGTCGGAAGAAGCAATCATTAGATCGGAAAAACTATCACTAATTGGTCAATTAGCGGCTGGTATCGCGCACGATATTCGTAATCCCTTAACTTCTTTGAAAGGGTTTGTTCATTTACTAAAGGCTAAGAATGCAGACTATGTTGATGTTATGATGGAAGAATTAGAACATATTAATTATGTAGTCAACGAATTTATGACATTGGCCAAACCGCATCTTCATTTTTACATGGAGAGTACGACGCAAGAGCTTGTGCAAAGTGTAGTTGGTTTTCTGCAACCCCATACTCATCTATATAACGTTCAAATCCAATTGAACATGCAGCAAGATATTCCTGCCATTTATTGCAACCCGGACCAAATCAAACAAGTTTTGCTTAATGTACTAAAGAATGCAATTGAGTCTATGACTAACGGAGGGTTCATACGCATATCATCCCGAAAGTTAAATCATAGCTTGGTTATCAGCGTCGAAGATCAAGGTGTAGGCATCACGGAAGAAAGATTATCGCTGTTAGGGCAACCATTCTTCACTACAAAGGTTAATGGCAACGGTTTAGGTTTAATGGTTTGCAAACGGATCATCGAAGGACATGGTGGCAAATTGTCTATTCAAAGCCAAATTAATCAGGGGACTACAGTTGAAATTGAATTGCCTTTTAAAAAATAA
- a CDS encoding cytochrome ubiquinol oxidase subunit I translates to MLLASYDPVMYSRMLTGLTLAFHIIFATIGVGVPLMIALAEWIGIRRKDEHYLLMARRWARGFVITVAVGVVTGTAIGLQLSLLWPSFMKVAGQSIAIPLFLETFAFFFEAIFLGIYLYTWDRFKNKMTHFWMLTPVVIGSSASAFFITVVNAFMNAPAGVTVVDGKITDISPFGAMLSPAMPTKVSHVLITAYLTCAFILAAISAWSLLKGRNHVYYKKALKLTMISACVFLLSSAIIGDLSGKYLANYQPEKLAAMEWHFETTKQAPLVFGGILTEDNEIKYGIKIPYALSVLAHGRPNAEVTGLNDIPADETPPLWIHYLFDLKMSFVAMMVLVALVFLLLLWRKRSLVYSNKWLLRGIILTAPLAMLTIEHGWIFAEVGRQPWILHGIMRTSEGATVSDHVDTMLIVFALLYIVLGLTAVRVLLRMFRNNRAEDEIAARGIEGGGQQ, encoded by the coding sequence ATGTTATTAGCTAGCTACGATCCAGTCATGTATAGCCGAATGCTAACAGGGCTAACTCTTGCATTCCACATTATATTCGCTACCATCGGGGTAGGCGTTCCACTTATGATTGCTCTTGCGGAATGGATTGGCATTAGACGCAAGGATGAGCATTATCTGCTTATGGCAAGGAGGTGGGCGCGCGGCTTTGTCATTACCGTGGCTGTCGGTGTCGTAACGGGAACTGCAATTGGGCTGCAGCTCAGCCTGCTATGGCCCAGCTTTATGAAAGTAGCTGGTCAATCGATCGCTATCCCGCTCTTCCTGGAGACTTTCGCCTTCTTCTTTGAAGCGATTTTCCTCGGTATTTACCTCTACACTTGGGATCGCTTCAAGAATAAAATGACACACTTCTGGATGCTCACTCCAGTCGTCATTGGATCATCCGCATCCGCTTTCTTTATTACGGTTGTCAATGCCTTCATGAATGCACCAGCAGGTGTAACTGTAGTAGACGGCAAAATTACTGATATTTCTCCTTTCGGCGCCATGCTGAGTCCTGCGATGCCGACCAAGGTTTCACATGTGCTCATTACTGCTTACTTGACCTGTGCCTTCATTCTAGCCGCTATTTCAGCTTGGTCCTTGCTCAAGGGCCGCAATCATGTGTACTACAAAAAAGCCCTCAAGCTCACCATGATATCAGCTTGCGTATTCCTTCTTTCAAGCGCGATAATAGGTGACTTATCGGGTAAATACTTGGCGAACTATCAACCGGAGAAGCTGGCCGCGATGGAATGGCATTTCGAAACGACCAAACAAGCGCCACTGGTCTTCGGAGGTATCTTGACTGAGGATAACGAGATCAAATACGGCATTAAAATCCCGTACGCACTCAGTGTTCTTGCTCATGGGCGGCCTAATGCCGAAGTCACAGGACTTAATGATATTCCGGCTGACGAAACGCCTCCACTTTGGATTCATTATTTATTCGATTTGAAAATGAGTTTCGTTGCCATGATGGTACTGGTCGCATTGGTGTTCTTATTGTTATTATGGCGCAAAAGGTCACTTGTCTATTCGAATAAATGGCTGCTGCGCGGCATCATTTTAACCGCTCCCCTTGCGATGCTGACGATCGAGCACGGCTGGATCTTCGCTGAAGTTGGACGCCAACCATGGATTCTTCATGGCATCATGAGAACTTCTGAAGGAGCAACGGTCTCCGATCACGTGGATACGATGCTTATCGTCTTCGCACTTCTCTATATTGTCCTTGGATTAACGGCCGTTCGGGTACTGTTACGCATGTTCCGCAATAATCGGGCTGAGGATGAAATCGCCGCGAGAGGGATAGAAGGGGGCGGCCAGCAATGA
- a CDS encoding cytochrome d ubiquinol oxidase subunit II, translating into MSYEVIGITVLWIFLFGYLIVASIDFGAGFFSYYSTITGKRHLINKVIERYLSPVWEVTNVFLVFFFVGFVGFFPDTAYYYGTALLLPGSVAIILLAIRGSYYAFSNYGSKKDSRFYLFLYGASGLLIPASLSTVLTISEGGYIAVDDNNQITFLFTKLFTSAYSWTVVLLAIVSVLYISAMFLCYYANRANDRGAFELVRKYAIAWSGPTILSSLLVFFAIRGHNAGHFQRMEDYAWMFVLSFVCFVVAIYLVWARKRLGLSFIFVLLQFGFAFFGYGAGHLPYILYPYLTIYDNFTSEPMAIALISVFVLGLLLLIPSLYLLMRLFLFDANYVQGKRNK; encoded by the coding sequence ATGAGCTATGAAGTAATTGGAATTACCGTGTTATGGATATTCCTATTCGGCTATTTAATCGTAGCTTCCATTGACTTCGGTGCCGGCTTCTTTAGCTACTACAGCACGATAACCGGCAAACGGCATCTGATCAACAAGGTGATCGAGCGTTATCTTTCTCCGGTATGGGAAGTCACCAATGTGTTTCTTGTTTTTTTCTTCGTCGGCTTTGTTGGTTTTTTCCCAGATACGGCGTACTACTACGGCACAGCATTATTGCTTCCAGGCAGTGTGGCTATCATTTTGCTCGCCATTAGGGGATCATACTATGCCTTTAGCAACTATGGAAGCAAGAAAGACAGTCGGTTTTACTTGTTCTTATATGGGGCAAGCGGACTACTTATTCCGGCTTCGCTATCAACCGTCTTGACCATTTCCGAAGGCGGCTACATTGCCGTAGACGATAACAATCAGATAACCTTCCTGTTCACCAAGCTGTTCACGAGCGCATATTCGTGGACCGTAGTTCTTCTTGCGATTGTGAGCGTGCTCTACATCTCAGCTATGTTCTTGTGTTACTATGCCAATCGGGCAAATGATCGAGGAGCGTTCGAGCTTGTGCGTAAGTATGCGATCGCCTGGAGCGGCCCGACCATTCTGAGCAGTCTGCTGGTATTCTTCGCGATCCGCGGGCATAATGCAGGACATTTCCAGCGGATGGAGGATTATGCCTGGATGTTCGTTCTATCCTTTGTCTGCTTCGTCGTGGCCATTTATCTGGTATGGGCGCGCAAACGGCTAGGGCTGTCATTCATCTTCGTCTTGCTGCAGTTTGGATTCGCCTTCTTCGGCTATGGGGCAGGGCATTTACCATACATTCTGTATCCTTATTTAACAATCTATGATAATTTCACCAGCGAACCAATGGCGATTGCGTTAATCTCTGTGTTCGTATTGGGCTTGCTGCTGCTTATTCCATCCTTGTATCTTCTAATGCGACTTTTCTTGTTCGATGCCAACTATGTGCAGGGCAAGCGCAACAAATGA
- the cydS gene encoding cytochrome bd oxidase small subunit CydS, translating to MEIFLIFVAPFLVVIGAIGLLFWLGGRKSSSNEPL from the coding sequence CTGGAAATTTTTCTTATCTTCGTCGCACCTTTTCTCGTTGTTATTGGCGCTATTGGATTGTTGTTCTGGTTAGGAGGGCGTAAAAGTAGCAGCAATGAGCCACTATAA
- a CDS encoding cupredoxin domain-containing protein translates to MRNMTKFRAIGTMAGILFTCLFIFALFYFQNTESSANGPVMTESDGYQIATFQVKDDGFYPANIEVKAGVPTKLNFKKPSGFTCIRSVASRDIGLDLYLEKGDNFTTLQDLKPGTYKLHCGMYMYYVTITVK, encoded by the coding sequence ATGAGGAATATGACAAAGTTCAGGGCAATCGGGACTATGGCCGGCATCCTTTTTACATGCCTCTTCATCTTCGCTTTATTTTATTTCCAGAACACAGAGTCATCGGCCAATGGACCCGTCATGACGGAAAGCGACGGCTATCAAATTGCGACATTTCAAGTGAAGGATGATGGCTTTTATCCAGCCAATATTGAAGTTAAGGCAGGCGTTCCAACAAAGCTGAATTTCAAAAAGCCAAGTGGCTTTACCTGCATAAGAAGTGTGGCTTCCCGCGACATAGGACTTGATCTCTATCTGGAAAAAGGGGATAACTTCACAACCTTGCAAGATTTAAAGCCGGGAACCTATAAATTGCACTGCGGTATGTATATGTACTATGTCACAATTACAGTGAAATGA
- a CDS encoding IclR family transcriptional regulator, producing the protein MNGTQTLDRALEILFALAETHEMLTVSQIADKVGIPDSTAYRFLQTLEQHGLIERKGKGQITLGLRILDLARNVHHQINKQLIELAIPFMEDLTKETGETSILALRSGGSVICIHYVESSKPIRLKAEIGKAFPLQLGASGKVLLAFESSKVVDQFLSGIKDSDTIGLIQGLAKIRKDGYSISSGEIYPDVIAIAAPVFDYRNQVIASLTIAGPVSRESIDETLIQKIVHTTTSLSVKLGMKNEY; encoded by the coding sequence ATGAACGGGACTCAAACATTGGACAGAGCTTTAGAAATTTTATTCGCCTTGGCAGAAACACATGAAATGTTAACGGTTAGTCAAATCGCAGATAAAGTTGGAATCCCTGATAGTACAGCCTACCGTTTCCTTCAAACCTTGGAACAACACGGCCTTATCGAACGAAAAGGCAAAGGACAAATTACTTTGGGTCTGCGAATTCTCGATCTTGCCCGCAATGTGCACCACCAAATTAACAAACAATTGATTGAACTCGCGATCCCTTTCATGGAGGACCTCACCAAAGAGACAGGTGAAACCTCAATCCTCGCCCTAAGATCGGGAGGGAGCGTAATTTGTATTCATTACGTTGAAAGCAGCAAACCTATTCGATTAAAAGCCGAAATTGGAAAAGCGTTCCCCTTGCAATTAGGCGCGTCTGGGAAAGTTTTGCTTGCATTCGAGTCTAGTAAAGTAGTCGATCAATTCCTAAGTGGAATCAAGGATTCTGACACGATTGGACTCATCCAGGGTCTAGCCAAAATAAGAAAAGACGGCTATTCCATCTCCTCCGGCGAAATCTACCCCGATGTTATTGCCATCGCTGCGCCCGTATTCGACTACCGCAATCAGGTTATTGCTTCTCTAACCATTGCAGGGCCAGTCTCTCGCGAGAGTATAGATGAAACACTCATTCAAAAGATCGTTCATACAACAACTTCGCTTTCAGTAAAACTTGGTATGAAGAATGAATACTGA